In one Candidatus Absconditicoccus praedator genomic region, the following are encoded:
- the ndk gene encoding nucleoside-diphosphate kinase, whose protein sequence is MQEQTLVIIKPDAITRGLSGEIMKRFEKKGLKLVACKMVSLDESVLEEHYKHLKDKPFFPSIVSYMTSSPVMLQVWEGVEVIDVVRLMIGVTNSRQAQPGTIRGDFAMSIGRNIVHASEDKDAAQEEIARFFSEEEISSYERADEMKIYESDELGK, encoded by the coding sequence ATGCAAGAACAAACCTTGGTAATAATAAAACCTGATGCAATAACAAGATGATTAAGTTGAGAAATCATGAAAAGATTTGAAAAAAAATGACTGAAGCTAGTGGCTTGTAAAATGGTTTCTTTGGATGAGTCTGTTTTGGAGGAGCATTATAAGCACTTAAAAGATAAGCCTTTTTTCCCTTCTATAGTTAGTTATATGACATCGTCTCCAGTGATGTTGCAAGTTTGGGAGTGAGTAGAGGTTATAGATGTAGTTAGGCTTATGATTTGAGTTACTAACTCTAGACAGGCACAGCCTTGAACAATAAGGTGAGATTTTGCTATGAGTATAGGGAGAAATATCGTGCATGCGTCAGAAGATAAAGATGCGGCTCAAGAAGAAATTGCAAGATTTTTTTCTGAAGAAGAGATAAGCTCTTATGAAAGGGCAGATGAGATGAAGATATATGAAAGTGATGAGCTTTGAAAATAA
- a CDS encoding ferredoxin — MSKKVYVDQDACIGCGACVAIAGDFGIFDFNDQNKAYVVKQPTSESEFEAAEDGKSACPVDAIKIQ; from the coding sequence ATGTCAAAAAAAGTTTATGTAGACCAAGATGCTTGTATAGGTTGTTGAGCTTGTGTAGCGATAGCATGAGATTTTGGTATATTTGACTTCAATGATCAAAATAAAGCTTATGTGGTAAAGCAGCCTACATCTGAATCTGAGTTTGAGGCGGCAGAAGATTGAAAGTCTGCATGTCCAGTTGATGCTATAAAGATACAGTAA
- a CDS encoding DsbA family protein, whose translation MTKENNSGNAINIIAVVILVGVLTVAGNYFLLEYKANEIKSEVEKHHAYQFGGLENYQLAKQAFTSDQFIDEQRQQLEMFVGDDVQQDIEQDAQQDVGDDGIVDDEQAQDDVQLEEDDGFERGQLDSDQVEQVVDRGIIDGDPDAQVVWIEYSDVNCPFCQRQHIDGTSSNAMENFDANEVSYFYRNFPIFGDRSYPGSNAIECAGDLGGEDVYHDYMSSFYQLEDIENESGWIDLAEDFGIDTDQFEQCINSQEHNGFLEENIEEGQNLFGVEGTPGNVLLNTQTGDWVLVPGAYPSETFVSLIDDMLN comes from the coding sequence ATGACAAAAGAAAATAATTCAGGTAATGCTATTAATATAATAGCTGTTGTTATTCTAGTGTGAGTACTTACTGTAGCTTGAAACTATTTCTTGCTTGAGTATAAGGCAAATGAAATAAAATCAGAAGTAGAGAAGCATCATGCATATCAGTTTTGATGATTAGAAAACTATCAATTAGCAAAACAAGCTTTTACTTCAGATCAATTTATTGATGAACAAAGACAACAATTGGAAATGTTTGTGTGAGATGATGTTCAACAAGATATCGAACAGGATGCACAACAAGATGTGTGAGATGACTGAATTGTAGATGATGAGCAAGCTCAAGATGATGTGCAACTAGAAGAGGATGACTGATTTGAAAGAGGACAGCTTGATTCTGACCAAGTAGAGCAGGTTGTTGATAGATGAATAATTGATTGAGATCCAGATGCTCAAGTAGTATGGATAGAGTACTCTGATGTTAATTGTCCTTTTTGTCAAAGACAACATATAGACTGAACTTCTAGTAATGCTATGGAAAATTTTGATGCTAATGAAGTATCTTACTTTTATAGAAACTTTCCAATATTTTGAGATAGGTCTTATCCTTGATCTAATGCTATAGAATGTGCATGAGATCTGTGATGAGAAGATGTTTATCATGATTATATGTCTTCATTTTATCAATTGGAAGATATAGAAAATGAAAGCTGATGGATAGATTTGGCAGAAGATTTTTGAATAGATACTGATCAGTTTGAACAATGTATAAATTCTCAAGAACACAACTGATTCTTAGAGGAAAATATTGAAGAATGACAAAATCTTTTTGGAGTAGAAGGAACACCAGGAAATGTGTTGCTTAATACTCAAACAGGAGATTGGGTGCTTGTACCTTGAGCTTATCCTTCTGAAACTTTTGTTTCACTGATAGACGATATGTTGAATTAG
- a CDS encoding cation transporter translates to MKAEYKIKGMSCAGCATALQNRLSKKDGINKVFVSYANESMQIEYDENRISAEEIQNLVEDMGYNMKEDFDNEEQLVSNDEEKKQLDLFFKKVVVALILTVVVVFLAMGLHIPWVEEFVRQIPLWTNYSIQFVLTAIVMFWSGFYIYKSCFLSIIRGVFNMNVLVGIGTLAAFLVSIAGILFPGFFLEIADELPVYFEAAAGIAAFIITGKYLEEKAKKSTKGAVNKLLSLQEKKQ, encoded by the coding sequence ATGAAAGCTGAATACAAAATAAAATGAATGTCTTGTGCAGGTTGTGCAACAGCACTTCAAAATAGACTGTCCAAAAAAGATTGAATTAATAAAGTCTTTGTAAGTTATGCTAATGAATCTATGCAGATAGAGTATGATGAAAATAGAATCTCTGCTGAAGAAATTCAAAATCTTGTAGAGGATATGTGATATAACATGAAAGAGGATTTTGATAATGAAGAGCAGTTAGTATCTAATGATGAAGAGAAAAAACAGCTTGATTTGTTTTTCAAAAAAGTGGTTGTTGCTTTGATACTTACTGTAGTGGTTGTGTTTTTGGCTATGTGATTGCACATTCCTTGGGTAGAAGAATTTGTAAGACAAATTCCATTGTGGACCAATTATAGTATACAGTTTGTCTTGACTGCTATAGTTATGTTTTGGTCTGGGTTTTATATTTACAAATCTTGTTTTCTTTCTATTATTAGATGAGTGTTCAATATGAATGTGTTGGTAGGAATATGAACTTTGGCTGCTTTTTTGGTATCAATTGCAGGTATACTTTTCCCTTGATTTTTCTTGGAAATTGCAGATGAATTGCCAGTATATTTTGAAGCAGCAGCTGGTATAGCCGCATTTATTATTACAGGTAAGTATCTTGAAGAAAAAGCCAAAAAATCAACTAAATGAGCTGTTAATAAACTTTTGTCTTTGCAAGAAAAAAAGCAATAG
- a CDS encoding tetratricopeptide repeat protein, which yields MMKKIYLLLILVLLVIGLVAYFKRATILNFIGEHFKDQQNLQGAMKYYKKALEIEPNNVAFLNNKGKALSRLGRHEEAIEYYNTALEIEPNNVDILNSKGAALSQSRNYEEALEYTKKALEIKPNDLDILINKGWLLEELGRHEEAVEYVEKALEIETNDAISLNDKGLALYRLGRYEEAIEYYNIALEIEPNDVDILIRKGLALKKLGKHEEALEHSSKVLEIDPNNRSAKQLKQEIEHIQETEE from the coding sequence ATGATGAAAAAAATTTATCTTTTGCTAATATTAGTATTACTAGTAATATGACTAGTAGCCTACTTTAAAAGAGCAACTATATTAAACTTTATATGAGAACATTTTAAAGATCAACAAAATTTACAAGGAGCAATGAAATACTATAAAAAAGCATTAGAAATAGAACCTAATAATGTAGCATTTTTAAATAATAAATGAAAAGCATTATCTCGATTATGAAGACATGAAGAAGCAATAGAATATTATAACACAGCATTAGAAATAGAACCTAATAATGTGGATATATTAAATAGTAAATGAGCAGCACTAAGTCAATCAAGAAACTATGAAGAAGCACTTGAATATACTAAAAAAGCATTAGAAATAAAGCCTAATGATCTGGATATATTAATTAATAAATGATGGTTATTAGAAGAATTGTGAAGACATGAAGAAGCAGTTGAATATGTTGAAAAAGCATTAGAAATAGAAACTAATGATGCAATTAGTTTAAATGATAAATGATTAGCATTATACAGGTTATGAAGGTATGAAGAAGCAATAGAATATTATAACATAGCATTAGAAATAGAGCCTAATGATGTGGACATATTAATTAGAAAATGACTGGCATTAAAAAAATTGTGAAAACATGAAGAAGCACTTGAACATTCTAGTAAAGTGCTTGAAATAGATCCTAATAATCGGAGTGCAAAACAGTTAAAACAAGAAATTGAACATATTCAGGAAACTGAAGAATAA
- a CDS encoding type IV pilus modification PilV family protein gives MEFSNIKNKSGFTLIEMMIVAVIISVGILGIVNVIDYGLKFVGNIRQEVIATNLAREGIEGVFNIRDTNWTRWSGRRDECWLLKDPLGEDSGCQNKDRIQEGYYYLSGATAGNQKYNKLNKISNESDDKLDLSDGLNWNNNQEYALCQSSRGQRHPCPNANQQEQVTGEGRYFRMIEVKGLYNKEDGTSLDCEDGEDGDGSVDCGDSTPKELRFCSVVKYMGDHEGEVKLCSAITNFRN, from the coding sequence ATGGAATTTTCAAACATAAAAAATAAATCAGGATTCACACTTATTGAAATGATGATAGTTGCAGTAATTATATCTGTATGAATACTTTGAATAGTAAATGTTATTGATTATTGACTCAAATTTGTTTGAAACATTAGACAAGAAGTTATAGCAACCAACCTTGCCAGAGAATGAATTGAATGAGTATTCAACATTAGAGATACCAACTGGACTAGATGGTCTGGTAGAAGGGATGAATGTTGGTTATTGAAAGACCCTTTATGAGAAGATTCAGGTTGTCAAAATAAAGACCGAATACAAGAATGATATTATTATCTATCCTGAGCAACAGCATGAAATCAAAAATACAATAAACTTAATAAAATATCTAATGAAAGCGATGATAAATTAGATTTATCTGATTGATTAAACTGGAATAATAATCAGGAATATGCTTTATGTCAAAGCAGTAGATGACAACGACACCCATGCCCCAACGCTAATCAGCAAGAACAAGTTACTTGAGAGTGAAGATATTTCAGGATGATAGAAGTTAAATGATTGTACAACAAAGAAGACTGAACTTCTCTAGATTGTGAAGATTGAGAAGATGGAGATGGTTCAGTAGATTGTTGAGATAGCACACCCAAAGAGCTCAGATTCTGCTCAGTAGTTAAATACATGTGAGATCATGAGTGAGAAGTGAAATTGTGTTCTGCAATTACAAACTTTAGAAATTAA
- a CDS encoding RluA family pseudouridine synthase, with product MDNIIYKGEGERIDKFLVGHFGYSRNFFHHIIKRKGICINNKPIKKSYKLKNGDNISIEKLERFITGEVLEDFAYIDLEILKEEYDYLVIKKPKGVISHPGSIWDVSTPSVVGFLYQKYKKLPSIGNFIRAGLIHRLDKETSGPMIIAKTEKGLSHFKKLFKEKSESIGIQQKEEVPLKKFYTAECTTTPNGKSFLDQIELPHYIQEIVYPKVPNIRKPKEGITKILSKQNKGKNIILFIEILTGRTHQIRYHLSSKGLPILGDYLYGKKDDHKLNLECSRLEFLDTNNEYIVVDI from the coding sequence ATGGACAACATAATATATAAATGAGAGTGAGAAAGAATTGATAAGTTTCTTGTATGACATTTTGGATATTCAAGAAACTTTTTTCATCATATAATTAAAAGAAAGTGAATTTGTATAAACAACAAACCCATAAAAAAATCTTATAAACTTAAAAATTGAGACAACATATCAATTGAAAAACTAGAAAGATTTATTACTGGAGAAGTATTAGAAGATTTTGCATATATAGATCTGGAAATTTTAAAAGAAGAATATGACTACCTTGTAATCAAGAAACCAAAATGAGTGATATCTCACCCTTGAAGTATTTGGGATGTGAGCACTCCATCGGTAGTATGATTTTTATACCAAAAATACAAAAAACTTCCAAGTATTTGAAATTTCATAAGAGCTTGACTAATTCACAGACTGGATAAAGAAACAAGCTGACCTATGATAATTGCAAAAACAGAAAAATGACTTTCACATTTCAAGAAACTATTCAAAGAAAAGTCTGAATCTATATGAATACAACAAAAAGAAGAGGTTCCACTAAAAAAATTTTATACAGCAGAATGTACAACAACACCCAACTGAAAAAGTTTTTTGGATCAGATAGAGTTACCACACTATATACAAGAAATAGTATATCCCAAAGTACCCAATATTAGAAAACCCAAAGAATGAATAACAAAAATATTAAGTAAACAAAATAAATGAAAAAATATAATATTATTTATTGAAATACTTACAGGTCGTACTCATCAAATAAGATACCATCTAAGCAGTAAATGATTACCTATTTTATGAGATTATCTATATTGAAAAAAAGACGACCACAAACTTAATCTAGAATGCAGTCGTCTTGAATTTCTTGACACAAATAATGAATATATAGTTGTTGATATTTAA
- a CDS encoding integrase core domain-containing protein yields the protein MKDCIVNGIKRRFTKVRIPRTNGEAERVIRTLVEMWHNKGTFMSSEHRKMSLKRFVNGYNTVKPYKLLDNRTPYELIQKFYYG from the coding sequence GTGAAGGACTGTATAGTAAACTGAATAAAACGAAGATTCACAAAAGTTAGAATACCAAGAACAAACTGAGAGGCAGAGAGGGTTATAAGAACTTTAGTGGAGATGTGGCACAACAAGGGAACATTTATGTCATCAGAACATAGAAAAATGTCTTTAAAAAGATTTGTAAATTGATATAATACAGTGAAGCCATATAAATTACTAGATAATAGAACTCCTTACGAGCTTATTCAAAAGTTCTATTATTGATAA
- a CDS encoding RelA/SpoT family protein: protein MDIERLEEFLNYQPIFEEDPQFLLHQIKKEVSEYMPYEKISKIDHAYEFAKHAHGNQKRLSGEPYFVHPIKSTQFLMKIKPGIKSIQTCILHDVIEDTEFTYEDIKKEFGEEVANLCYGLEKVSKVRYKGQERNTETLKKTFLGMGRDLRVIFVKLADRIHNIQTLKFHPKEEKRVRIAQETLKIYVPIAQRLGLSVFQNYLENGAFYNLNNKEFKRIFSFIKKKHGKSSNYTERGIKSIEKILNESKIEYEQIQGRLKSPYRIYRKLKKYGTNDPSKIMDILAFRVVTKSISDCYSVLGVVNNRYTPLIKRIKDYIALPKSNGYKSLHTTIIGMFDFPVEIQIRTKEMDEFAEYGVAAHFAYKETGDTAKISEKQSERIHKLQNIVKNFQETSKKDEFEKALHIDILEKNIFVYTPEGDIVELPQGSTVLDFAFKIHTDVGLKFKNAIVDDKIVPIDYQLKNGSIVKINTYKSKFTASPSWINFVHSPSSKSKLNRFIRQNQMQKHIEAGEKQINEKLKEFGLPLIGTKKDKITKKYKGEEYQNIMVKISEKQITATKLIKEVYPDTFRISKNINNLQDNTKSQSETLEKETSKQNNVIIDGNKKLEYSICPECKPTNPDKIIGKADREGIKVHNLECTALKRINYEKLLQAHWEGEEAPTYTLKVKIRAYDKPGVLIQILSIFSDFNVNVSDIQVNKNEDLSSNVEIYLEFQNPSKMHFILKELKNRENLLKLISKKII from the coding sequence ATGGACATAGAAAGATTGGAAGAATTTTTAAACTATCAACCTATTTTTGAAGAAGATCCTCAATTTTTATTGCACCAGATAAAAAAAGAGGTTAGTGAATATATGCCTTATGAAAAAATAAGTAAAATAGACCACGCATATGAATTTGCCAAACATGCTCATTGAAACCAAAAAAGACTTTCATGAGAACCTTATTTTGTACATCCCATAAAATCTACACAATTTTTAATGAAAATTAAACCATGAATCAAAAGTATTCAAACCTGCATACTTCATGATGTTATAGAAGACACAGAATTCACCTATGAAGACATTAAAAAAGAATTTTGAGAAGAAGTAGCTAATTTATGCTATTGACTAGAGAAAGTTTCTAAAGTAAGATATAAAGGCCAGGAAAGAAACACAGAAACACTCAAAAAAACTTTTCTTGGAATGGGCAGAGACTTAAGAGTAATTTTTGTAAAGTTAGCTGATCGTATACACAATATACAAACTCTAAAATTTCACCCCAAAGAAGAAAAAAGAGTTAGAATTGCTCAGGAAACACTAAAAATATATGTTCCAATTGCTCAAAGACTGTGACTGTCTGTATTTCAAAACTACCTTGAAAACTGAGCATTCTATAACTTAAACAACAAAGAGTTTAAAAGAATATTTAGTTTTATCAAGAAAAAACACTGAAAATCAAGCAACTATACAGAAAGATGAATCAAAAGTATAGAAAAAATTCTAAATGAATCCAAAATTGAGTATGAACAAATACAGTGAAGACTAAAAAGTCCTTATAGAATTTATAGAAAACTAAAAAAGTACTGAACTAATGATCCATCAAAAATTATGGATATTCTTGCATTCAGAGTAGTAACAAAATCAATATCAGACTGTTATTCTGTATTATGAGTAGTAAATAACAGATACACTCCCCTAATAAAAAGAATAAAAGACTATATTGCACTACCAAAATCCAACTGATATAAAAGCCTTCACACAACTATAATTGGAATGTTTGACTTTCCAGTAGAGATACAAATAAGAACAAAAGAAATGGATGAATTTGCAGAATACTGAGTTGCAGCTCATTTTGCATACAAAGAAACTTGAGATACAGCAAAAATTTCTGAGAAGCAGTCAGAACGAATTCACAAACTACAAAATATTGTAAAAAATTTTCAAGAAACAAGTAAAAAAGATGAATTTGAAAAGGCACTTCACATAGATATACTTGAAAAAAATATATTTGTATATACTCCAGAATGAGATATTGTCGAACTACCACAATGAAGCACAGTTTTAGATTTTGCCTTCAAGATTCATACAGATGTATGATTAAAATTTAAAAATGCAATAGTAGATGACAAGATAGTCCCTATTGATTATCAATTAAAAAATTGAAGTATTGTAAAAATAAACACTTATAAGTCAAAATTTACTGCGTCTCCTAGTTGGATAAATTTTGTCCACAGCCCTTCATCAAAATCTAAACTAAACAGGTTTATAAGGCAAAATCAAATGCAAAAACATATAGAAGCGTGAGAAAAACAAATTAATGAAAAACTTAAAGAATTCTGATTACCACTTATATGAACTAAAAAAGACAAAATTACAAAGAAATATAAATGAGAAGAATATCAAAATATAATGGTTAAGATTTCAGAAAAACAAATTACAGCTACAAAACTTATAAAAGAAGTCTACCCTGATACATTTAGAATCAGTAAAAACATTAACAACCTACAGGACAACACAAAAAGCCAATCAGAAACACTAGAAAAAGAAACCTCAAAACAAAATAATGTTATAATAGACTGAAATAAAAAGCTTGAATATTCAATATGCCCTGAATGTAAACCAACAAATCCAGACAAAATCATCTGAAAAGCTGATAGAGAATGAATAAAAGTACATAATTTGGAATGTACAGCATTAAAAAGAATAAACTATGAAAAATTATTACAAGCACACTGGGAATGAGAAGAAGCACCAACTTATACTCTAAAAGTTAAAATTAGAGCATACGACAAACCATGAGTACTTATCCAAATATTATCTATATTTTCAGATTTTAATGTAAATGTATCTGACATACAAGTAAATAAGAATGAGGACTTATCATCAAATGTAGAAATCTACTTAGAATTTCAAAACCCCTCAAAAATGCACTTCATACTAAAAGAGTTGAAAAATAGAGAAAATTTATTAAAACTAATATCAAAGAAAATAATTTAA
- a CDS encoding heavy metal translocating P-type ATPase: MPADSQIIEGEGSFDESSITGESIPIHKSKNHNIYAGSINTTGYIKAQINTSPGNSVLDNIIKLIQQAQGKKPSIQNLADLISSYFVPVVLVIAAVTFIVWMLWGPQPQFNYALLTSISVLVIACPCAIGLATPTAITVGLGKTASNGILVKTPDVFENLGNNTDIVFDKTGTLTEGKFEVADFKFSGKKLEKQKVVSLIYALEKKSTHPIAESIVKFIEQEYDFDNLQDEIQDFKNIQGMGMKAKYNGKQLLIGNLEFLKQSGIDVGQDAYNLRNGGRTVVAFAYNDDVESLIVLEDKINEQSKELIEFVKSKGIKTWIASGDNDEVVQNVADRLGVDFAYSKMLPDQKYDKIAKLQKEGKKVMMVGDGINDSPSLTLADIGVAMGSGSDIALTSGDVVLLGNNVGKIKKLFEDGKKTLRVIYQNFFWAFLYNIILIPVAGGVIYPIWGVILNPLFAGLAMALSSISVVLNSLRLKIMK, from the coding sequence GTGCCGGCAGATTCTCAAATAATTGAGTGAGAATGAAGTTTTGATGAGTCTTCTATTACTTGAGAAAGTATACCTATTCACAAGAGCAAAAATCATAATATTTATGCAGGAAGTATAAATACTACTTGATATATAAAAGCTCAGATAAATACAAGCCCATGAAACTCGGTACTTGATAATATAATCAAGCTTATACAACAAGCACAATGAAAAAAGCCTTCTATACAAAATTTGGCTGATTTGATAAGTTCTTATTTTGTGCCTGTGGTATTGGTGATAGCTGCTGTGACATTTATTGTATGGATGCTTTGGTGACCTCAGCCTCAGTTTAATTATGCTTTACTTACATCTATAAGTGTACTTGTGATTGCTTGTCCATGTGCTATATGACTTGCTACTCCTACAGCAATTACTGTATGACTTTGAAAAACAGCTAGTAATGGAATACTTGTGAAAACTCCAGATGTTTTTGAAAATTTGTGAAATAATACAGATATTGTTTTTGATAAAACATGAACTTTGACAGAGTGAAAATTTGAAGTAGCAGACTTTAAATTTAGTTGAAAGAAATTAGAAAAGCAAAAAGTAGTTTCTTTAATATATGCTTTAGAAAAAAAATCTACCCATCCAATAGCAGAAAGTATTGTGAAATTTATAGAGCAAGAGTATGATTTTGATAATTTGCAAGATGAGATACAAGATTTTAAAAATATTCAAGGTATGGGTATGAAAGCAAAATACAATTGAAAGCAGCTTTTGATATGAAACTTGGAATTTTTGAAACAATCTGGTATAGATGTTTGACAAGATGCATATAATTTGAGAAATTGATGAAGAACTGTAGTTGCATTTGCTTATAATGATGATGTGGAATCTTTGATAGTATTGGAAGACAAAATAAATGAACAAAGCAAGGAGCTTATAGAATTTGTAAAATCAAAGTGAATTAAGACTTGGATTGCTTCATGAGATAATGATGAAGTGGTTCAAAATGTTGCTGATAGATTGTGAGTAGATTTTGCATATTCAAAAATGCTTCCAGATCAAAAATATGATAAAATTGCAAAGCTTCAAAAAGAATGAAAAAAAGTAATGATGGTGGGTGATGGTATAAATGATAGTCCAAGTTTGACCTTGGCAGATATAGGTGTGGCTATGTGAAGCTGAAGTGATATAGCTTTGACAAGTGGAGATGTTGTGCTTTTGTGAAATAATGTTTGAAAAATTAAAAAGCTTTTTGAAGATGGTAAGAAAACTCTTAGAGTGATTTATCAAAACTTCTTTTGGGCATTTTTGTACAATATTATTTTGATACCAGTGGCAGGAGGAGTTATTTATCCAATATGGTGAGTGATACTAAATCCTTTGTTTGCTTGACTGGCTATGGCTTTATCTAGTATTAGTGTTGTTTTAAACTCTTTGAGATTAAAAATTATGAAATAG